The Winogradskyella schleiferi genome has a window encoding:
- a CDS encoding uroporphyrinogen-III synthase — translation MKVKTILVSQPEPKIENSPYFDLQEKQKVKVDFRPFIHVEGVSSKDIRQQKVDLSKFTAIILTSRNSVDHFFRVADEMRFKVPDSMKYFCQSEAVAYYLQKYVVYRKRKIYVGKRTFEDLIPLIKKYKDEKFLLPTTDKVKPVIPEILDDLGVNWKQATFYKTVISDLSDLSNVTYDILVFFSPSGIESLFHNFPDFKQNETRIAVFGNTTVKAVKEKGLRVDISAPTPETPSMTMALQKYIDSVNKGK, via the coding sequence ATGAAAGTGAAAACAATTTTAGTATCCCAACCAGAGCCTAAAATAGAGAACTCCCCATATTTTGATTTGCAAGAAAAGCAAAAAGTCAAGGTGGACTTCAGACCCTTTATACATGTAGAAGGTGTATCTTCCAAGGATATAAGACAGCAAAAAGTTGATCTCAGTAAATTTACAGCCATAATTCTTACCAGTAGAAACTCCGTAGATCACTTTTTTAGAGTTGCAGACGAAATGCGCTTCAAGGTACCAGATTCCATGAAGTATTTTTGCCAATCTGAAGCGGTTGCCTATTATTTACAGAAATATGTGGTTTATCGAAAGCGTAAAATCTATGTCGGTAAACGTACGTTTGAAGATTTAATACCTTTAATCAAAAAATATAAAGACGAAAAGTTTTTACTGCCAACGACTGACAAAGTAAAACCTGTAATACCTGAAATTTTAGACGATTTAGGTGTGAATTGGAAACAAGCCACGTTTTATAAAACCGTAATCAGTGATTTGTCCGATTTATCAAATGTTACTTATGATATCCTAGTATTCTTTAGTCCTTCTGGCATAGAATCCTTATTCCATAATTTTCCAGATTTCAAACAAAACGAAACGCGTATTGCAGTATTCGGGAATACGACAGTTAAAGCTGTTAAGGAAAAGGGCTTGCGTGTTGATATTTCTGCACCGACGCCTGAAACACCTTCCATGACTATGGCTTTGCAGAAGTATATTGATTCTGTTAATAAGGGAAAATAA
- a CDS encoding polyprenol monophosphomannose synthase — protein sequence MSDAIVIVPTYNEIENIESIIRSVFSQPKGFHVLIVDDNSPDKTGETVKTLQQEFKNQLFLLERKEKSGLGTAYIAGFEWALENDYQYIFEMDADFSHNPKDLIRLYNACEIDGADISVGSRYVKGITVVNWPMSRIILSYGASRYVRFITRMKVKDSTAGFVCYKRSVLEAIHLKKVKFVGYAFQIEMKFKAYKKGFRIVEIPVIFKDRTKGKSKMSGSIISEAIFGVISLRLKSLFASK from the coding sequence ATGTCTGACGCCATTGTCATTGTTCCTACCTATAACGAGATTGAAAACATTGAATCAATCATCAGATCTGTGTTTTCGCAACCTAAAGGATTTCATGTACTTATTGTAGATGACAATTCGCCTGATAAAACGGGAGAAACGGTTAAAACTTTACAGCAAGAATTTAAAAACCAACTGTTTTTATTAGAGCGTAAAGAAAAAAGTGGTTTAGGAACAGCGTATATTGCAGGTTTTGAATGGGCTTTAGAAAACGATTATCAATACATTTTTGAAATGGATGCTGATTTCTCGCATAACCCAAAGGATTTAATTCGATTGTACAATGCATGCGAGATTGATGGTGCTGATATTTCAGTTGGATCCAGATATGTTAAAGGAATTACAGTGGTCAACTGGCCAATGTCTCGTATTATTTTATCCTATGGAGCATCTCGTTACGTAAGATTTATAACACGTATGAAAGTTAAGGATTCCACAGCTGGTTTTGTTTGTTATAAAAGATCGGTTTTAGAAGCAATTCATTTAAAGAAAGTAAAATTTGTAGGTTATGCATTTCAGATTGAAATGAAATTTAAAGCTTATAAAAAAGGATTTCGAATTGTAGAAATTCCTGTTATCTTTAAAGATAGAACCAAAGGAAAATCGAAAATGAGCGGAAGTATAATTTCCGAAGCTATTTTTGGTGTCATTAGTTTAAGATTAAAAAGTTTATTTGCCAGTAAGTAG
- a CDS encoding metallophosphoesterase family protein, translating into MSSKSRLDRAYKNAKRIPFDDSSKFILFSDCHRGDNSFADDFANNRNIYYHALRHYFLEGFSYCELGDGDELWENLSFESIFRAHKNVYMLMKQFHDIERLHMIWGNHDMVYRDPKYVEKQLNTFFDPKTGKDEDLFCDIKYHEGLILEHAETKQELFLTHGHQADWWNFLFWKWSRFMVRILWKPLNVMGIADPTSPAKNYTELIKIERRTKRWIIENNNLITVVGHTHRPRFPEPGDIAYFNDGSCVHPRSITGLEIENGAISLIKWQIVTSEDGNLKIDRFLLEGPTRLVDYKTE; encoded by the coding sequence ATGTCCTCTAAATCGAGATTAGATCGTGCTTACAAAAATGCCAAACGCATACCCTTTGACGATTCTTCTAAATTTATATTGTTTAGCGATTGCCATCGTGGCGACAACAGTTTTGCGGATGATTTTGCCAATAACCGTAACATTTACTATCATGCTTTAAGACATTATTTTCTTGAAGGTTTTAGTTATTGTGAACTCGGTGATGGCGATGAGTTATGGGAAAACCTATCGTTTGAATCTATCTTTCGCGCCCATAAAAACGTATATATGCTCATGAAGCAATTTCACGATATCGAACGTTTACATATGATTTGGGGCAACCACGATATGGTCTATCGTGATCCAAAATATGTTGAGAAACAATTAAACACTTTTTTTGATCCCAAAACAGGTAAGGATGAAGACTTATTTTGCGATATAAAATATCATGAAGGCCTTATTTTAGAACATGCAGAAACCAAACAAGAATTATTTTTAACCCATGGTCATCAAGCCGATTGGTGGAATTTTCTATTCTGGAAATGGAGCCGTTTTATGGTTCGCATTCTGTGGAAACCTTTGAATGTGATGGGCATCGCAGATCCAACAAGTCCCGCAAAAAATTATACAGAACTCATAAAAATAGAACGACGAACCAAACGATGGATTATAGAAAACAACAACTTAATTACTGTTGTTGGTCATACACACAGACCACGATTTCCTGAACCTGGAGATATCGCCTATTTTAATGATGGTAGTTGTGTACATCCAAGAAGTATCACAGGACTTGAAATTGAAAACGGAGCAATTTCGCTGATAAAATGGCAAATTGTAACTTCTGAAGATGGGAATTTAAAGATTGATCGCTTTTTGTTGGAAGGACCGACGCGATTGGTTGATTATAAAACAGAGTAA
- a CDS encoding YHS domain-containing (seleno)protein — translation MVSNRISIRFAFYEISHKYTFISQENLNTFLAKLKAYMPQYGGYCAYTVAIDSKKVSIDPETFEIRDGKLYLFYNSWGNNTLKDGREKM, via the coding sequence ATTGTAAGCAACCGTATTTCTATCCGATTTGCGTTTTATGAAATATCTCATAAGTACACATTCATATCACAAGAAAATCTCAACACGTTTCTGGCAAAACTTAAAGCTTATATGCCGCAATATGGCGGTTATTGTGCATATACCGTTGCAATAGATTCTAAAAAAGTAAGTATAGATCCGGAAACTTTTGAAATTAGGGACGGAAAGCTCTATTTATTCTATAATTCTTGGGGAAATAATACCTTAAAAGATGGCAGAGAGAAAATGTGA
- a CDS encoding DUF4271 domain-containing protein, with amino-acid sequence MRNYVTHEWFTIFTIMGLFAIVVAKYLNTLRFNDFLNVIGNSKYLKIYSKDQKFIDQFDSFLFVNLSLSLSIFAYFAYSTFVSPQVFELESFLKLLFAVSVIIIIKTLLERLIGSLFEMDSLIDHYLFQKTTFKNWSGFVFLIANLFLLYTHRFDWLYSDYYNEIIIIIAFSLVCIINLIGFLSTVKSYQKLINLNFFYFLLYLCALEIGPYVLLYKVITEYNA; translated from the coding sequence ATGCGAAATTATGTCACACACGAGTGGTTTACCATCTTTACAATTATGGGATTGTTTGCCATCGTTGTTGCAAAATATTTGAACACCTTAAGATTCAATGATTTTTTAAATGTGATCGGCAATTCCAAATACCTTAAAATCTATAGTAAAGACCAGAAATTTATTGATCAATTTGATAGTTTTCTATTTGTAAACCTCAGTCTTTCATTGAGTATTTTTGCTTATTTTGCGTATTCTACATTTGTCTCGCCACAAGTTTTTGAACTTGAATCATTCCTAAAACTATTGTTTGCAGTTTCTGTCATTATCATTATAAAAACACTTTTGGAACGGCTTATTGGTAGTCTTTTTGAAATGGATAGTTTAATAGACCATTACCTGTTTCAAAAAACAACCTTCAAAAACTGGTCTGGTTTCGTGTTTTTGATTGCCAATTTGTTTTTGTTGTATACACATCGTTTTGATTGGTTATACTCAGATTATTATAACGAAATCATTATCATCATTGCCTTTTCATTGGTTTGTATTATAAATCTAATAGGCTTTTTAAGCACAGTTAAAAGCTATCAAAAGTTAATAAATCTTAATTTTTTCTATTTTTTGTTGTATCTTTGCGCTCTCGAAATTGGGCCTTATGTACTTTTATATAAGGTTATTACAGAGTATAACGCTTAA
- a CDS encoding dihydroorotase, with protein sequence MKQNTLIKNARIVNEGKIVEGDILIENQIIKEIDISISVKSADMTVIDVEGNYVVPGMIDDQVHFREPGLTHKANIESESKAAIAGGITSFIEMPNTNPQTTTVEKLEEKFAIAANSSYANYSFMFGGTNDNLDEILKVDPKTVAGLKLFLGSSTGNMLVDDPKVIEKIFSSTDMVISVHCEDEATIKENLAKYKAEYGDNIPMKMHPIIRSEEACYISSSKAIELAKKTGARLHVFHLSTGKETSLFSNKIPLKDKKITAEVCVHHLWFSDEDYAKKGSHIKWNPAVKTAKDRDQLWKALMDDRIDVIATDHAPHTLEEKNNPYTSAPSGGPLVQHALVALMEAHHQGKISVEKIVEKACHNPAILFNVEKRGYIKEGYFADLVIIDPQSPWSVNKSNILYKCGWSPFEGNTFKSRITHTFVNGQLAYNNFKVLDVKAGQRLTFDR encoded by the coding sequence ATGAAGCAAAATACCCTCATAAAAAACGCCAGAATTGTCAACGAAGGAAAAATTGTTGAAGGAGATATTCTCATCGAAAACCAAATAATTAAAGAAATAGACATTTCAATCAGCGTGAAATCTGCAGATATGACTGTGATTGACGTCGAAGGAAATTACGTCGTTCCTGGTATGATTGACGATCAAGTGCATTTCAGGGAACCAGGCTTAACCCATAAAGCTAATATCGAATCGGAATCTAAAGCAGCTATCGCTGGAGGAATTACGTCTTTTATTGAAATGCCTAATACCAATCCGCAAACCACAACTGTAGAAAAGTTAGAAGAAAAATTTGCCATTGCAGCCAATTCATCTTATGCCAACTATTCGTTTATGTTTGGTGGTACCAACGATAATTTAGACGAAATCTTAAAAGTTGACCCTAAAACCGTAGCTGGATTAAAGTTATTTTTAGGCTCTTCTACCGGAAACATGTTGGTCGATGACCCAAAAGTTATTGAAAAAATATTTTCGAGTACAGATATGGTCATTTCCGTACATTGTGAAGATGAAGCGACGATTAAAGAAAATCTAGCCAAATATAAAGCCGAATATGGAGATAACATACCTATGAAAATGCATCCCATTATTAGAAGCGAAGAGGCTTGTTATATTTCGTCTTCAAAAGCGATTGAATTAGCAAAGAAAACAGGCGCAAGATTGCATGTATTTCATTTATCAACAGGAAAGGAAACGAGTTTGTTTTCAAATAAAATCCCATTAAAAGATAAAAAGATAACCGCTGAAGTTTGTGTGCATCATTTATGGTTTTCGGATGAAGATTATGCTAAAAAAGGGAGTCATATTAAATGGAATCCGGCTGTAAAAACGGCAAAAGACAGAGACCAGCTTTGGAAAGCTTTAATGGACGATAGAATAGATGTCATCGCCACAGATCATGCGCCACATACACTCGAAGAAAAAAACAATCCATACACAAGTGCACCTTCTGGAGGGCCTTTAGTGCAGCATGCGCTAGTGGCTTTAATGGAAGCACATCATCAAGGTAAAATATCGGTTGAAAAAATTGTGGAAAAAGCCTGTCATAATCCAGCTATTTTATTCAATGTAGAAAAGCGTGGTTATATAAAAGAAGGTTATTTTGCCGATTTGGTTATTATCGACCCTCAAAGCCCTTGGTCAGTTAATAAAAGTAATATTTTGTATAAATGTGGTTGGTCCCCTTTTGAAGGCAATACGTTTAAAAGTAGAATAACGCACACTTTTGTAAATGGTCAATTGGCTTATAACAATTTCAAGGTTTTGGACGTTAAAGCAGGACAACGATTGACTTTTGACAGATAG
- a CDS encoding acyl-CoA dehydrogenase family protein → MKPDLFEAPDYYNLDELLTDEHKLVRDAAREWVKRDVSPIIEEAAQKAEFPKSIIGGLAEIGAFGPYIPEEYGGAGLDQISYGLIMQEIERGDSGVRSTASVQSSLVMYPIWKYGNEAQRQKYLPKLASGEWMGSFGLTEPDHGSNPGGMTTNFKDMGDHYLLNGAKMWISNSPFCQIAVVWAKDESGRIHGLIVERGMEGFSTPETHNKWSLRASSTGELIFDNVKVPKENLLPNKSGLGAPLGCLDSARFGIAWGAIGAAMDCYDTALRYSKERMQFGKPIGQFQLQQKKLAEMITEITKAQLLAWRLGVMREAGTASSAQISMAKRNNVDMAITIAREARQMLGGMGITGEYSIMRHSMNLESVITYEGTHDIHLLITGLDITGLNAFK, encoded by the coding sequence ATGAAACCAGATTTATTCGAAGCACCAGATTATTATAACCTTGACGAACTATTGACTGATGAGCACAAATTAGTGCGCGATGCTGCAAGAGAATGGGTGAAGCGTGATGTGTCGCCAATTATAGAAGAAGCAGCTCAAAAAGCAGAATTTCCAAAGTCAATTATTGGAGGTTTGGCAGAAATCGGCGCTTTTGGTCCTTACATTCCAGAAGAATATGGTGGCGCAGGTTTAGATCAAATTTCTTATGGTCTAATAATGCAAGAAATTGAGCGTGGAGATTCTGGCGTACGCAGTACGGCTTCGGTTCAATCCTCGTTAGTAATGTATCCGATTTGGAAATATGGAAACGAAGCTCAACGTCAAAAATACTTGCCAAAATTAGCTTCTGGAGAGTGGATGGGTTCTTTTGGGTTAACAGAGCCTGACCATGGTTCTAATCCTGGTGGTATGACAACCAACTTTAAAGATATGGGTGACCATTATTTATTGAATGGCGCCAAAATGTGGATTAGCAATTCACCTTTTTGTCAAATCGCTGTGGTTTGGGCTAAGGATGAAAGTGGACGAATTCATGGACTAATAGTAGAACGTGGAATGGAAGGGTTTTCTACTCCAGAAACACACAATAAATGGTCTTTACGCGCCTCGTCAACAGGTGAGCTAATTTTTGATAACGTCAAAGTGCCCAAAGAAAATTTATTACCAAACAAATCGGGATTAGGTGCACCTTTAGGATGTTTAGATTCGGCTCGTTTTGGAATTGCTTGGGGAGCGATTGGTGCTGCTATGGATTGTTACGATACGGCTTTACGTTATAGTAAAGAACGTATGCAGTTTGGGAAGCCTATTGGACAATTTCAATTGCAGCAAAAAAAGTTAGCTGAAATGATTACCGAAATCACCAAAGCACAATTATTAGCTTGGAGACTCGGAGTTATGAGAGAAGCAGGAACTGCATCCTCAGCGCAAATCTCAATGGCAAAACGTAACAATGTGGACATGGCTATTACTATTGCTCGAGAAGCCAGACAAATGCTTGGTGGTATGGGAATTACCGGAGAATATTCGATTATGCGTCACTCCATGAATTTGGAAAGTGTAATTACTTATGAAGGGACTCATGATATTCATTTGCTCATCACAGGTCTTGATATTACAGGTTTAAACGCTTTTAAATAA
- a CDS encoding DUF1572 family protein — MKQTEQLANRLREVILNGTWIANTNFKAQLENLDLRIANTKYQSLNTISVLAQHIHYYISGITHVFINNKLDIRDQYSFDFPLIESQKAWDSFLNTFWSDTENLADLIETMPEEDLKKDFVDKKYGSYLRNIDGMIEHSYYHLGQIVLIKKVLSNT, encoded by the coding sequence ATGAAGCAAACAGAACAATTAGCTAATCGACTGAGAGAAGTTATACTGAATGGTACATGGATTGCCAATACAAATTTTAAGGCGCAATTGGAAAATTTGGATTTGCGCATAGCCAACACAAAATACCAATCCTTAAACACTATTTCAGTTTTAGCGCAGCATATACACTATTATATCTCTGGAATAACCCATGTGTTTATTAATAATAAACTTGACATAAGAGATCAGTATAGTTTTGATTTTCCGCTCATAGAATCACAAAAAGCATGGGATTCATTTTTAAATACATTTTGGAGCGATACTGAAAATTTAGCCGATTTAATTGAAACAATGCCTGAAGAAGATCTAAAAAAAGACTTTGTCGATAAAAAATATGGCTCTTATCTTCGAAATATCGATGGTATGATTGAGCATAGTTATTATCATCTTGGGCAAATTGTGCTGATTAAAAAAGTATTGTCAAATACATAA
- the tyrS gene encoding tyrosine--tRNA ligase, whose translation MANKFVEELRWRGMVHDIMPGTEEQLDQEMTTAYIGFDPTSDSLHIGSLVPIILLVHLEKAGHKPIALVGGATGMIGDPSGKSDERNLLDEETLAHNVAGIRTVLSRFLDFNSSEKNAPVLVNNYDWMKDFSFIDFARDVGKRITVNYMMAKDSVKKRLSGDEGNVGMSFTEFTYQLIQGYDFHYLYKTMGCKLQMGGSDQWGNITTGTELVRRMHDGDDQAKAYAMTCPLITKADGSKFGKSEGGNIWLDADKTSVYKFYQFWLNSTDEDAEKYIKIFTFLDNATIESVIEKHKATPHLRLLQKRLAEEVTVFVHSRDDYDNAIKASQILFSKDFKNEIKQLPEKLFLDVFEGVKHAEISKSEFNEGIDMIGALAAKTNFLSSNGDARRALKENAIAVNKEKVKEDYMLTSEDLIHDKYIILSRGKKTNFILEVVEI comes from the coding sequence ATGGCGAATAAATTTGTAGAGGAATTACGTTGGAGAGGTATGGTCCACGACATCATGCCAGGAACCGAAGAGCAATTAGACCAAGAGATGACGACGGCCTATATTGGTTTTGATCCTACTTCAGATTCGTTGCATATTGGGAGTTTGGTACCTATAATTTTATTGGTGCATTTAGAAAAAGCAGGGCACAAACCTATTGCTTTAGTTGGTGGAGCAACAGGTATGATTGGTGATCCTTCTGGGAAAAGTGATGAACGAAACTTGTTGGATGAAGAAACTTTAGCCCACAATGTCGCTGGTATAAGAACGGTATTATCCCGTTTTTTGGATTTTAATTCCAGTGAAAAAAACGCACCAGTTTTAGTGAATAACTACGACTGGATGAAAGATTTCAGCTTTATCGATTTTGCACGCGATGTCGGCAAACGCATCACTGTTAATTACATGATGGCTAAAGATTCCGTAAAGAAACGCTTAAGTGGTGACGAAGGGAATGTTGGGATGTCGTTTACTGAATTTACGTACCAATTGATTCAAGGTTACGATTTTCATTATTTGTATAAAACCATGGGTTGTAAATTACAAATGGGTGGCAGCGATCAATGGGGAAATATCACCACAGGCACCGAATTAGTAAGACGCATGCACGATGGTGACGATCAAGCAAAAGCCTATGCCATGACTTGTCCTTTAATTACAAAAGCTGATGGTTCTAAATTTGGAAAATCTGAAGGTGGAAATATTTGGTTGGATGCAGATAAAACGTCTGTTTATAAATTTTACCAATTTTGGCTCAATTCTACAGATGAAGATGCCGAAAAGTATATCAAAATTTTTACATTTTTAGATAATGCAACGATAGAGTCTGTAATTGAAAAGCATAAGGCAACACCTCATTTACGTTTATTGCAAAAGCGTTTGGCGGAAGAGGTCACCGTTTTTGTACATAGTAGGGACGATTATGATAATGCCATAAAAGCATCTCAAATTTTGTTTAGTAAGGATTTTAAAAATGAAATTAAACAATTACCAGAAAAATTATTCTTGGATGTTTTTGAAGGTGTCAAACATGCAGAAATTTCTAAGTCCGAATTTAATGAAGGCATTGATATGATTGGAGCTTTGGCTGCCAAAACGAATTTTTTAAGTTCAAATGGTGATGCCAGAAGAGCTCTAAAAGAAAATGCGATTGCGGTAAATAAAGAAAAGGTAAAAGAAGATTATATGTTGACTTCCGAAGATTTAATTCACGATAAATATATTATTCTAAGTAGAGGTAAGAAAACAAATTTTATCTTGGAAGTGGTTGAAATTTGA
- a CDS encoding SGNH/GDSL hydrolase family protein: MKGLYQTVFYVLILFFACSTSDDNIAFVEEEAEDDEVTIPQTYNILALGDSYTIGESVCDTCRFPEQLKDSLVSVFSTVDTFNLKVVAQTGWTTTNLINAIENENLTNNYDLVTLLIGVNNQYQSKPFSLYETEFPLLVSKAIQFAQNDKANVIVVSIPDYAFTPFGQNSGNPEITSSEIDMYNNFAENYCNQENITFVNITDITREGLINTDLVASDGLHPSELAYAKFVERLLPIAQIKIE, translated from the coding sequence ATGAAAGGATTATATCAAACTGTGTTTTACGTTCTTATTTTGTTTTTTGCTTGTTCAACAAGTGATGATAATATTGCATTTGTTGAAGAGGAGGCCGAAGATGACGAAGTAACAATTCCTCAAACCTATAATATTCTTGCTCTTGGCGACAGTTATACAATTGGTGAAAGCGTTTGCGATACTTGTCGTTTTCCAGAACAGTTAAAAGATAGTTTGGTTTCGGTATTTTCAACTGTAGACACCTTCAACCTTAAAGTTGTTGCGCAAACAGGCTGGACAACTACTAACCTTATCAATGCTATAGAAAATGAAAATCTTACCAATAACTATGATTTAGTGACACTTCTCATTGGAGTCAATAATCAATACCAAAGTAAACCGTTTTCTCTTTATGAAACTGAGTTTCCTTTATTGGTTTCCAAAGCGATTCAATTTGCGCAAAATGATAAAGCGAATGTTATTGTTGTTTCCATTCCTGATTATGCCTTTACACCTTTTGGACAAAATAGTGGAAATCCAGAAATCACCTCTTCAGAAATTGATATGTATAATAATTTTGCTGAAAATTATTGTAATCAAGAAAACATCACATTTGTAAATATTACTGATATTACAAGGGAAGGCTTAATAAATACAGATCTCGTAGCTTCAGACGGATTACATCCTTCAGAACTGGCATACGCTAAATTTGTGGAACGTTTGCTTCCTATCGCACAGATAAAAATCGAATAA
- a CDS encoding NAD-dependent epimerase/dehydratase family protein codes for MILVTGGTGLVGSHLLFQLLKSNVSIRAIYRREKTLNRVKHVFSYFTDDAEALYNKIEWIEADINDIPKLQVAFKGITKVYHCAAFVSFEPDKYKLLRKINIEGTANIVNLSLSHQVKKLCYVSSIAAIGHHVNPDKLIHEKTDWNPEADNSVYAITKYGAELEVWRGTQEGLDAIIVNPGIIIGAGYWNGGSSGNLFKRIYRGMPYYTNGVTGCVDIWDVVNIMQRLMDSTIKNESFVLVSENLSFKTLQTKIANSLEVKPPKKEAKPWLLNIAWRLDWLKHQLFGKRRSLTKQAAKSTVSITKYDNSKVKNALNFEFKPMNESITEVSQLYLKEV; via the coding sequence ATGATTTTAGTCACAGGAGGCACAGGTTTGGTGGGTTCACATTTACTTTTTCAACTTTTGAAAAGTAACGTGTCCATTCGTGCTATATATAGACGTGAAAAGACTTTAAATCGTGTTAAGCATGTTTTTTCCTATTTTACGGATGATGCTGAAGCACTATATAACAAAATTGAATGGATTGAGGCAGACATCAATGATATTCCTAAACTTCAAGTGGCTTTTAAAGGTATAACCAAAGTTTACCATTGCGCTGCTTTTGTCTCTTTTGAACCTGACAAATACAAATTGTTGCGAAAAATAAATATTGAAGGCACAGCTAATATTGTCAATTTATCCCTCAGCCATCAGGTTAAAAAATTGTGCTATGTCAGTTCTATTGCAGCAATTGGACATCATGTTAATCCTGACAAATTAATTCATGAGAAAACCGATTGGAACCCAGAGGCTGACAATAGTGTATATGCCATTACTAAATATGGAGCGGAACTTGAAGTTTGGCGTGGCACTCAGGAAGGTTTGGATGCGATCATTGTAAATCCTGGAATTATTATAGGTGCTGGTTATTGGAATGGTGGAAGTAGTGGTAATTTATTTAAGCGCATTTACAGAGGTATGCCTTATTATACCAATGGTGTTACTGGTTGTGTAGATATTTGGGATGTGGTAAATATTATGCAACGGCTTATGGATAGTACTATTAAAAATGAATCTTTTGTATTAGTCTCTGAAAATTTAAGTTTTAAAACCTTACAAACCAAAATTGCTAATAGTTTAGAGGTCAAACCACCGAAGAAAGAAGCGAAGCCGTGGCTCTTAAACATTGCTTGGCGATTAGATTGGTTAAAACATCAACTTTTTGGTAAACGCAGAAGTTTAACTAAACAAGCCGCTAAATCTACCGTAAGTATTACAAAATATGATAATTCTAAAGTGAAAAATGCTTTGAATTTTGAATTTAAACCTATGAACGAATCAATTACTGAAGTGAGTCAGCTATATTTAAAGGAGGTTTAG
- a CDS encoding DUF4296 domain-containing protein, which translates to MISKEQMTELLYDLYIINAAKGVNRKTLETNGFNPENYILEKYNIDSTQFADSNTYYAFDTETYSAIVEQVKARLEQNKNIYEALKQQRDDSIQKRRDSINEKGKRKKDSLKKILDSIDMKELRSKPPLNIADSLQ; encoded by the coding sequence TTGATTTCAAAGGAACAAATGACCGAACTTTTGTACGACTTATATATTATTAACGCTGCCAAAGGCGTAAACCGAAAAACTTTGGAAACCAATGGTTTCAACCCAGAAAACTATATTTTAGAAAAATATAATATAGATAGCACCCAATTCGCAGATAGTAATACCTATTATGCTTTTGATACTGAAACCTATAGCGCTATTGTGGAGCAGGTAAAAGCCAGATTGGAACAAAACAAGAATATTTATGAAGCTCTAAAGCAACAACGAGATGACTCCATACAAAAGCGTAGAGACTCCATTAATGAAAAGGGAAAACGAAAAAAAGATTCACTAAAAAAAATCCTAGATAGTATCGATATGAAGGAATTGCGCTCTAAACCTCCTTTAAATATAGCTGACTCACTTCAGTAA